One window of Oreochromis niloticus isolate F11D_XX linkage group LG23, O_niloticus_UMD_NMBU, whole genome shotgun sequence genomic DNA carries:
- the nrd1b gene encoding nardilysin b isoform X1 — translation MCVSHCRGLSTMPQTSKSMSGAGAAAASVPDQGEPPPPEDARAQVAAGDREEGATVDDQGDPEIVKSPSDPKRYRYIELSNGLRALLISDFSGADGEGGDGESAEQEEEQEEEEGGEEDEGDSGEGSEEEEGDRSEEEQDSDFEELEEENPVKKKKSSEKQAAAALCIGVGSFSDPDELPGLAHFLEHMVFMGSEKYPAENGFDAFLKKHGGSDNASTDCERTIFQFDVQRKHFRDALDRWAQFFICPLMIEDAVDREVEAVDSEFQLARPSDSHRKEMLFGSLAKPGHPMGKFCWGNAQTLKHEPREKQINTYERLRDFWRRYYSAQYMTLAVQSKETLDTLEEWVREIFIRVPNNGEPRPDFSRLQQPFDTPAFNKLYRVVPVRKVHALTISWAVPPQGKHYRVKPLHYISWLIGHEGTGSILSLLRKKCWALALFGGNSETGFDQNTTYSIFSISITLTDQGYQNFYQVVHFVFQYLKMLQTLGPQQRIYEEIQKIEANEFHYQEQVETDPIEFVENICENMQLFPKQDFLTGDQLMFEYDPQVINAALSLLTPDRANLLLLSPENEGCCPLKEKWFGTCYSMEDIPEEWAERWAGDFELNPELHLPAENKFIATDFTLKTSDCPDTEYPVRIVNSERGCLWYKKDNKFKIPKAYIRFHLISPMIQKSPENLVLFDLFVNILAHNLAEPAYEADVAQLEYKLVAGEHGLMIRLKGFNHKLPLLLQLIVDQLADFSTEPSVFTMFSEQLKKTYFNILIKPDRLGKDIRLLILEHCRWSVIQKYRAVSKGLTVDDLMTFVRGLKAELYAEGLVQGNFTSAESKEFLRYFTEKLQFQPLPAEVPVLFRVVELPLKHHLCKVKSLNKGDANSEVTVYYQSGLKKLREHALMELMVMHMEEPCFDFLRTKETLGYQVYPTCRNTSGVLGFSVTVETQATKFSSEFVEAKIEEFLVSFGERLSGLSDEAFGTQVTALIKLKECEDAHLGEEVDRNWFEVVTQQYVFDRLNKEIEVLKTFTQQELVSWFLEHRNSSSRKLSVHVVGFGVEEGDQSAACSPDSATSSSAYGEVSELTFVPTSSPSLQDATLITDIRAFTSSLPLHPYHKIIN, via the exons atgtgtgtgtctcACTGCAGAGGACTCTCCACAATGCCTCAGACCAGCAAGTCGATGAGTGgtgctggtgctgctgcagcATCTGTGCCAGACCAAGGTGAGCCTCCGCCCCCAGAGGACGCCAGGGCTCAGGTGGCTGCtggagacagagaggagggagccACTGTAGATGACCAGGGAGACCCAGAGATCGTCAAATCACCCAGCGACCCAAAGAGATACAG ATACATCGAGCTGAGCAATGGCCTCCGAGCACTCCTCATTTCCGACTTCAGTGGGGCAGACGGGGAGGGAGGCGACGGAGAGTCCGCAGAGCAGGAGGAagagcaggaagaggaggagggtgggGAAGAAGATGAAGGGGACTCAGGTGAGGGCtcagaggaggaagaagggGACAGATCAGAGGAAGAGCAGGACAGCGACTTTgaagagctggaagaggagaacccagtgaagaagaagaagagctctGAGAAGCAG GCTGCAGCAGCTCTGTGCATCGGCGTGGGAAGTTTCAGTGACCCCGATGAGCTGCCCGGCCTCGCACACTTCCTGGAGCACA TGGTGTTCATGGGCAGTGAGAAATACCCGGCGGAGAACGGCTTCGACGCCTTCCTGAAGAAGCACGGCGGCAGTGACAACGCCTCCACAGACTGCGAGCGGACCATCTTCCAGTTCGATGTGCAGAGGAAGCACTTCAGAGACGCGCTCGACAG GTGGGCTCAGTTCTTCATCTGTCCTCTGATGATCGAGGACGCCGTCGACAGAGAGGTGGAGGCAGTCGACAGCG AGTTTCAGCTGGCGAGGCCATCCGACTCCCACCGGAAGGAGATGCTGTTTGGGAGTCTGGCCAAACCGGGACACCCGATGGGCAAGTTCTGCTGGg GTAACGCTCAGACATTAAAGCACGAGCCTCGAGAGAAGCAGATCAACACCTACGAGCGGCTCAGGGACTTCTGGAGGAGATATTACTCAGCTCAGTACATGACGCTCGCCGTTCAGTCCAAAG AGACTCTGGACACACTGGAGGAGTGGGTGAGGGAGATCTTCATCAGGGTGCCCAACaa CGGTGAACCTCGACCTGACTTCTCTCGCCTGCAGCAGCCGTTTGACACGCCGGCCTTTAACAAACTCTACAGAG TGGTGCCTGTGAGGAAGGTTCACGCTCTGACCATCAGCTGGGCCGTCCCACCGCAGGGGAAGCATTACAG AGTGAAGCCTCTTCATTACATCTCCTGGCTCATCGGACATGAAGGGACCGGCAGCATCCTGTCGCTGCTCAGGAAGAA ATGCTGGGCTCTGGCTCTGTTTGGAGGAAATAGCGAGACTGGCTTCGACCAGAACACCACCTACTCCATCTTCTCCATCTCCATTACTCTCACTGATCAGGGCTACCAGAACTTCTaccag GTCGTCCACTTTGTGTTCCAGTATCTGAAGATGCTGCAGACTCTGGGCCCCCAGCAGAG gatCTATGAGGAAATTCAGAAGATCGAAGCCAACGAGTTCCACTACCAGGAACAGGTAGAG ACGGATCCCATCGAGTTTGTGGAGAACATCTGCGAGAACATGCAGCTGTTTCCCAAACAGGACTTCCTGACCGGAGACCAGCTCATGTTCGAATATGACCCCCAG GTGATCAACGCCGCTCTGTCCCTGCTGACACCTGACAGAGcgaacctgctgctgctgtcgcCTGAAAACGAAGGCTGCTGCCCCCTCAAAGAGAAATGGTTCGGTACCTGCTACAGCATGGAGG ATATCCCAGAGGAGTGGGCGGAGCGATGGGCCGGAGACTTCGAACTCAACCCTGAACTCCACCTGCCTGCTGAGAACAAATTCATTG CAACGGATTTCACCTTGAAAACGTCAGACTGTCCGGACACAGAGTATCCTGTGAGGATTGTGAACAGCGAGCGCGGCTGTCTGTGGTACAAGAAGGACAACAAGTTCAAGATCCCCAAAG ccTACATTCGCTTCCACCTGATCTCCCCGATGATCCAGAAGAGCCCGGAGAA cctgGTTCTCTTTGACCTCTTTGTGAACATCCTGGCTCATAACCTGGCAGAGCCGGCCTACGAGGCCGACGTGGCTCAGCTTGAGTACAAACTGGTGGCCGGAGAGCACGGATTGATGATCCGGCTGAAAGGCTTCAACCACAAACTGCCt ctgctgctgcagctgatcGTGGATCagctggcagacttcagcaccGAGCCGAGCGTCTTCACCATGTTCtcagagcagctgaagaagaccTACTTCAATATCCTCATCAAGCCGGACAGGCTGGGCAA agaCATCCGTCTGCTGATCCTCGAGCACTGCCGCTGGTCCGTCATCCAGAAGTATCGCGCAGTCTCAAAAGGTCTCACTGTCGACGACCTCATGACCTTCGTCAGAGGGCTGAAGGCGGAGCTTTATGCTGAGGGGCTGGTGCAGGGAAACTTCACTAGTGcg GAGTCCAAAGAGTTTCTGCGCTACTTCACTGA GAAGCTGCAGTTCCAGCCGCTGCCTGCAGAGGTCCCCGTGCTGTTTCGTGTGGTGGAGCTGCCGCTGAAACATCATCTCTGCAAAGTGAAATCTCTCAACAAAGGAGACGCCAACTCTGAGGTCACCGTCTACTACCAG tcCGGGctgaagaagctcagagagcaCGCTCTCATGGAGCTGATGGTG atGCACATGGAGGAGCCCTGCTTCGACTTCCTGAGGACGAAGGAGACACTGGG GTACCAGGTGTACCCCACCTGCAGGAACACGTCGGGTGTGCTTGGATTCTCCGTCACCGTGGAAACTCAAGCCACAAAATTCAG ctccgAGTTCGTCGAGGCAAAGATCGAGGAGTTCCTGGTGAGTTTCGGGGAGCGTTTGTCGGGTCTGAGCGACGAGGCCTTTGGGACTCAGGTGACGGCGCTCATCAAGCTGAAGGAGTGCGAGGACGCACACCTGGGGGAGGAGGTGGACCGCAACTGGTTCGAGGTGGTCACACAGCAGTACGTCTTTGACCGGCTCAACAAGGAG
- the nrd1b gene encoding nardilysin b isoform X2: MCVSHCRGLSTMPQTSKSMSGAGAAAASVPDQGEPPPPEDARAQVAAGDREEGATVDDQGDPEIVKSPSDPKRYRYIELSNGLRALLISDFSGADGEGGDGESAEQEEEQEEEEGGEEDEGDSGEGSEEEEGDRSEEEQDSDFEELEEENPVKKKKSSEKQAAAALCIGVGSFSDPDELPGLAHFLEHMVFMGSEKYPAENGFDAFLKKHGGSDNASTDCERTIFQFDVQRKHFRDALDRWAQFFICPLMIEDAVDREVEAVDSEFQLARPSDSHRKEMLFGSLAKPGHPMGKFCWGNAQTLKHEPREKQINTYERLRDFWRRYYSAQYMTLAVQSKETLDTLEEWVREIFIRVPNNGEPRPDFSRLQQPFDTPAFNKLYRVVPVRKVHALTISWAVPPQGKHYRVKPLHYISWLIGHEGTGSILSLLRKKCWALALFGGNSETGFDQNTTYSIFSISITLTDQGYQNFYQVVHFVFQYLKMLQTLGPQQRIYEEIQKIEANEFHYQEQTDPIEFVENICENMQLFPKQDFLTGDQLMFEYDPQVINAALSLLTPDRANLLLLSPENEGCCPLKEKWFGTCYSMEDIPEEWAERWAGDFELNPELHLPAENKFIATDFTLKTSDCPDTEYPVRIVNSERGCLWYKKDNKFKIPKAYIRFHLISPMIQKSPENLVLFDLFVNILAHNLAEPAYEADVAQLEYKLVAGEHGLMIRLKGFNHKLPLLLQLIVDQLADFSTEPSVFTMFSEQLKKTYFNILIKPDRLGKDIRLLILEHCRWSVIQKYRAVSKGLTVDDLMTFVRGLKAELYAEGLVQGNFTSAESKEFLRYFTEKLQFQPLPAEVPVLFRVVELPLKHHLCKVKSLNKGDANSEVTVYYQSGLKKLREHALMELMVMHMEEPCFDFLRTKETLGYQVYPTCRNTSGVLGFSVTVETQATKFSSEFVEAKIEEFLVSFGERLSGLSDEAFGTQVTALIKLKECEDAHLGEEVDRNWFEVVTQQYVFDRLNKEIEVLKTFTQQELVSWFLEHRNSSSRKLSVHVVGFGVEEGDQSAACSPDSATSSSAYGEVSELTFVPTSSPSLQDATLITDIRAFTSSLPLHPYHKIIN, translated from the exons atgtgtgtgtctcACTGCAGAGGACTCTCCACAATGCCTCAGACCAGCAAGTCGATGAGTGgtgctggtgctgctgcagcATCTGTGCCAGACCAAGGTGAGCCTCCGCCCCCAGAGGACGCCAGGGCTCAGGTGGCTGCtggagacagagaggagggagccACTGTAGATGACCAGGGAGACCCAGAGATCGTCAAATCACCCAGCGACCCAAAGAGATACAG ATACATCGAGCTGAGCAATGGCCTCCGAGCACTCCTCATTTCCGACTTCAGTGGGGCAGACGGGGAGGGAGGCGACGGAGAGTCCGCAGAGCAGGAGGAagagcaggaagaggaggagggtgggGAAGAAGATGAAGGGGACTCAGGTGAGGGCtcagaggaggaagaagggGACAGATCAGAGGAAGAGCAGGACAGCGACTTTgaagagctggaagaggagaacccagtgaagaagaagaagagctctGAGAAGCAG GCTGCAGCAGCTCTGTGCATCGGCGTGGGAAGTTTCAGTGACCCCGATGAGCTGCCCGGCCTCGCACACTTCCTGGAGCACA TGGTGTTCATGGGCAGTGAGAAATACCCGGCGGAGAACGGCTTCGACGCCTTCCTGAAGAAGCACGGCGGCAGTGACAACGCCTCCACAGACTGCGAGCGGACCATCTTCCAGTTCGATGTGCAGAGGAAGCACTTCAGAGACGCGCTCGACAG GTGGGCTCAGTTCTTCATCTGTCCTCTGATGATCGAGGACGCCGTCGACAGAGAGGTGGAGGCAGTCGACAGCG AGTTTCAGCTGGCGAGGCCATCCGACTCCCACCGGAAGGAGATGCTGTTTGGGAGTCTGGCCAAACCGGGACACCCGATGGGCAAGTTCTGCTGGg GTAACGCTCAGACATTAAAGCACGAGCCTCGAGAGAAGCAGATCAACACCTACGAGCGGCTCAGGGACTTCTGGAGGAGATATTACTCAGCTCAGTACATGACGCTCGCCGTTCAGTCCAAAG AGACTCTGGACACACTGGAGGAGTGGGTGAGGGAGATCTTCATCAGGGTGCCCAACaa CGGTGAACCTCGACCTGACTTCTCTCGCCTGCAGCAGCCGTTTGACACGCCGGCCTTTAACAAACTCTACAGAG TGGTGCCTGTGAGGAAGGTTCACGCTCTGACCATCAGCTGGGCCGTCCCACCGCAGGGGAAGCATTACAG AGTGAAGCCTCTTCATTACATCTCCTGGCTCATCGGACATGAAGGGACCGGCAGCATCCTGTCGCTGCTCAGGAAGAA ATGCTGGGCTCTGGCTCTGTTTGGAGGAAATAGCGAGACTGGCTTCGACCAGAACACCACCTACTCCATCTTCTCCATCTCCATTACTCTCACTGATCAGGGCTACCAGAACTTCTaccag GTCGTCCACTTTGTGTTCCAGTATCTGAAGATGCTGCAGACTCTGGGCCCCCAGCAGAG gatCTATGAGGAAATTCAGAAGATCGAAGCCAACGAGTTCCACTACCAGGAACAG ACGGATCCCATCGAGTTTGTGGAGAACATCTGCGAGAACATGCAGCTGTTTCCCAAACAGGACTTCCTGACCGGAGACCAGCTCATGTTCGAATATGACCCCCAG GTGATCAACGCCGCTCTGTCCCTGCTGACACCTGACAGAGcgaacctgctgctgctgtcgcCTGAAAACGAAGGCTGCTGCCCCCTCAAAGAGAAATGGTTCGGTACCTGCTACAGCATGGAGG ATATCCCAGAGGAGTGGGCGGAGCGATGGGCCGGAGACTTCGAACTCAACCCTGAACTCCACCTGCCTGCTGAGAACAAATTCATTG CAACGGATTTCACCTTGAAAACGTCAGACTGTCCGGACACAGAGTATCCTGTGAGGATTGTGAACAGCGAGCGCGGCTGTCTGTGGTACAAGAAGGACAACAAGTTCAAGATCCCCAAAG ccTACATTCGCTTCCACCTGATCTCCCCGATGATCCAGAAGAGCCCGGAGAA cctgGTTCTCTTTGACCTCTTTGTGAACATCCTGGCTCATAACCTGGCAGAGCCGGCCTACGAGGCCGACGTGGCTCAGCTTGAGTACAAACTGGTGGCCGGAGAGCACGGATTGATGATCCGGCTGAAAGGCTTCAACCACAAACTGCCt ctgctgctgcagctgatcGTGGATCagctggcagacttcagcaccGAGCCGAGCGTCTTCACCATGTTCtcagagcagctgaagaagaccTACTTCAATATCCTCATCAAGCCGGACAGGCTGGGCAA agaCATCCGTCTGCTGATCCTCGAGCACTGCCGCTGGTCCGTCATCCAGAAGTATCGCGCAGTCTCAAAAGGTCTCACTGTCGACGACCTCATGACCTTCGTCAGAGGGCTGAAGGCGGAGCTTTATGCTGAGGGGCTGGTGCAGGGAAACTTCACTAGTGcg GAGTCCAAAGAGTTTCTGCGCTACTTCACTGA GAAGCTGCAGTTCCAGCCGCTGCCTGCAGAGGTCCCCGTGCTGTTTCGTGTGGTGGAGCTGCCGCTGAAACATCATCTCTGCAAAGTGAAATCTCTCAACAAAGGAGACGCCAACTCTGAGGTCACCGTCTACTACCAG tcCGGGctgaagaagctcagagagcaCGCTCTCATGGAGCTGATGGTG atGCACATGGAGGAGCCCTGCTTCGACTTCCTGAGGACGAAGGAGACACTGGG GTACCAGGTGTACCCCACCTGCAGGAACACGTCGGGTGTGCTTGGATTCTCCGTCACCGTGGAAACTCAAGCCACAAAATTCAG ctccgAGTTCGTCGAGGCAAAGATCGAGGAGTTCCTGGTGAGTTTCGGGGAGCGTTTGTCGGGTCTGAGCGACGAGGCCTTTGGGACTCAGGTGACGGCGCTCATCAAGCTGAAGGAGTGCGAGGACGCACACCTGGGGGAGGAGGTGGACCGCAACTGGTTCGAGGTGGTCACACAGCAGTACGTCTTTGACCGGCTCAACAAGGAG
- the nrd1b gene encoding nardilysin b isoform X4: MCVSHCRGLSTMPQTSKSMSGAGAAAASVPDQGEPPPPEDARAQVAAGDREEGATVDDQGDPEIVKSPSDPKRYRYIELSNGLRALLISDFSGADGEGGDGESAEQEEEQEEEEGGEEDEGDSGEGSEEEEGDRSEEEQDSDFEELEEENPVKKKKSSEKQAAAALCIGVGSFSDPDELPGLAHFLEHMVFMGSEKYPAENGFDAFLKKHGGSDNASTDCERTIFQFDVQRKHFRDALDRWAQFFICPLMIEDAVDREVEAVDSEFQLARPSDSHRKEMLFGSLAKPGHPMGKFCWGNAQTLKHEPREKQINTYERLRDFWRRYYSAQYMTLAVQSKETLDTLEEWVREIFIRVPNNGEPRPDFSRLQQPFDTPAFNKLYRVVPVRKVHALTISWAVPPQGKHYRVKPLHYISWLIGHEGTGSILSLLRKKCWALALFGGNSETGFDQNTTYSIFSISITLTDQGYQNFYQVVHFVFQYLKMLQTLGPQQRIYEEIQKIEANEFHYQEQVETDPIEFVENICENMQLFPKQDFLTGDQLMFEYDPQVINAALSLLTPDRANLLLLSPENEGCCPLKEKWFGTCYSMEDIPEEWAERWAGDFELNPELHLPAENKFIATDFTLKTSDCPDTEYPVRIVNSERGCLWYKKDNKFKIPKAYIRFHLISPMIQKSPENLVLFDLFVNILAHNLAEPAYEADVAQLEYKLVAGEHGLMIRLKGFNHKLPLLLQLIVDQLADFSTEPSVFTMFSEQLKKTYFNILIKPDRLGKDIRLLILEHCRWSVIQKYRAVSKGLTVDDLMTFVRGLKAELYAEGLVQGNFTSAESKEFLRYFTEKLQFQPLPAEVPVLFRVVELPLKHHLCKVKSLNKGDANSEVTVYYQSGLKKLREHALMELMVMHMEEPCFDFLRTKETLGYQVYPTCRNTSGVLGFSVTVETQATKFSSEFVEAKIEEFLVSFGERLSGLSDEAFGTQVTALIKLKECEDAHLGEEVDRNWFEVVTQQYVFDRLNKEAGSGLTKPASDRASAGEWSTDHSLLQLGWAPPPLKF, from the exons atgtgtgtgtctcACTGCAGAGGACTCTCCACAATGCCTCAGACCAGCAAGTCGATGAGTGgtgctggtgctgctgcagcATCTGTGCCAGACCAAGGTGAGCCTCCGCCCCCAGAGGACGCCAGGGCTCAGGTGGCTGCtggagacagagaggagggagccACTGTAGATGACCAGGGAGACCCAGAGATCGTCAAATCACCCAGCGACCCAAAGAGATACAG ATACATCGAGCTGAGCAATGGCCTCCGAGCACTCCTCATTTCCGACTTCAGTGGGGCAGACGGGGAGGGAGGCGACGGAGAGTCCGCAGAGCAGGAGGAagagcaggaagaggaggagggtgggGAAGAAGATGAAGGGGACTCAGGTGAGGGCtcagaggaggaagaagggGACAGATCAGAGGAAGAGCAGGACAGCGACTTTgaagagctggaagaggagaacccagtgaagaagaagaagagctctGAGAAGCAG GCTGCAGCAGCTCTGTGCATCGGCGTGGGAAGTTTCAGTGACCCCGATGAGCTGCCCGGCCTCGCACACTTCCTGGAGCACA TGGTGTTCATGGGCAGTGAGAAATACCCGGCGGAGAACGGCTTCGACGCCTTCCTGAAGAAGCACGGCGGCAGTGACAACGCCTCCACAGACTGCGAGCGGACCATCTTCCAGTTCGATGTGCAGAGGAAGCACTTCAGAGACGCGCTCGACAG GTGGGCTCAGTTCTTCATCTGTCCTCTGATGATCGAGGACGCCGTCGACAGAGAGGTGGAGGCAGTCGACAGCG AGTTTCAGCTGGCGAGGCCATCCGACTCCCACCGGAAGGAGATGCTGTTTGGGAGTCTGGCCAAACCGGGACACCCGATGGGCAAGTTCTGCTGGg GTAACGCTCAGACATTAAAGCACGAGCCTCGAGAGAAGCAGATCAACACCTACGAGCGGCTCAGGGACTTCTGGAGGAGATATTACTCAGCTCAGTACATGACGCTCGCCGTTCAGTCCAAAG AGACTCTGGACACACTGGAGGAGTGGGTGAGGGAGATCTTCATCAGGGTGCCCAACaa CGGTGAACCTCGACCTGACTTCTCTCGCCTGCAGCAGCCGTTTGACACGCCGGCCTTTAACAAACTCTACAGAG TGGTGCCTGTGAGGAAGGTTCACGCTCTGACCATCAGCTGGGCCGTCCCACCGCAGGGGAAGCATTACAG AGTGAAGCCTCTTCATTACATCTCCTGGCTCATCGGACATGAAGGGACCGGCAGCATCCTGTCGCTGCTCAGGAAGAA ATGCTGGGCTCTGGCTCTGTTTGGAGGAAATAGCGAGACTGGCTTCGACCAGAACACCACCTACTCCATCTTCTCCATCTCCATTACTCTCACTGATCAGGGCTACCAGAACTTCTaccag GTCGTCCACTTTGTGTTCCAGTATCTGAAGATGCTGCAGACTCTGGGCCCCCAGCAGAG gatCTATGAGGAAATTCAGAAGATCGAAGCCAACGAGTTCCACTACCAGGAACAGGTAGAG ACGGATCCCATCGAGTTTGTGGAGAACATCTGCGAGAACATGCAGCTGTTTCCCAAACAGGACTTCCTGACCGGAGACCAGCTCATGTTCGAATATGACCCCCAG GTGATCAACGCCGCTCTGTCCCTGCTGACACCTGACAGAGcgaacctgctgctgctgtcgcCTGAAAACGAAGGCTGCTGCCCCCTCAAAGAGAAATGGTTCGGTACCTGCTACAGCATGGAGG ATATCCCAGAGGAGTGGGCGGAGCGATGGGCCGGAGACTTCGAACTCAACCCTGAACTCCACCTGCCTGCTGAGAACAAATTCATTG CAACGGATTTCACCTTGAAAACGTCAGACTGTCCGGACACAGAGTATCCTGTGAGGATTGTGAACAGCGAGCGCGGCTGTCTGTGGTACAAGAAGGACAACAAGTTCAAGATCCCCAAAG ccTACATTCGCTTCCACCTGATCTCCCCGATGATCCAGAAGAGCCCGGAGAA cctgGTTCTCTTTGACCTCTTTGTGAACATCCTGGCTCATAACCTGGCAGAGCCGGCCTACGAGGCCGACGTGGCTCAGCTTGAGTACAAACTGGTGGCCGGAGAGCACGGATTGATGATCCGGCTGAAAGGCTTCAACCACAAACTGCCt ctgctgctgcagctgatcGTGGATCagctggcagacttcagcaccGAGCCGAGCGTCTTCACCATGTTCtcagagcagctgaagaagaccTACTTCAATATCCTCATCAAGCCGGACAGGCTGGGCAA agaCATCCGTCTGCTGATCCTCGAGCACTGCCGCTGGTCCGTCATCCAGAAGTATCGCGCAGTCTCAAAAGGTCTCACTGTCGACGACCTCATGACCTTCGTCAGAGGGCTGAAGGCGGAGCTTTATGCTGAGGGGCTGGTGCAGGGAAACTTCACTAGTGcg GAGTCCAAAGAGTTTCTGCGCTACTTCACTGA GAAGCTGCAGTTCCAGCCGCTGCCTGCAGAGGTCCCCGTGCTGTTTCGTGTGGTGGAGCTGCCGCTGAAACATCATCTCTGCAAAGTGAAATCTCTCAACAAAGGAGACGCCAACTCTGAGGTCACCGTCTACTACCAG tcCGGGctgaagaagctcagagagcaCGCTCTCATGGAGCTGATGGTG atGCACATGGAGGAGCCCTGCTTCGACTTCCTGAGGACGAAGGAGACACTGGG GTACCAGGTGTACCCCACCTGCAGGAACACGTCGGGTGTGCTTGGATTCTCCGTCACCGTGGAAACTCAAGCCACAAAATTCAG ctccgAGTTCGTCGAGGCAAAGATCGAGGAGTTCCTGGTGAGTTTCGGGGAGCGTTTGTCGGGTCTGAGCGACGAGGCCTTTGGGACTCAGGTGACGGCGCTCATCAAGCTGAAGGAGTGCGAGGACGCACACCTGGGGGAGGAGGTGGACCGCAACTGGTTCGAGGTGGTCACACAGCAGTACGTCTTTGACCGGCTCAACAAGGAG